One part of the Symphalangus syndactylus isolate Jambi chromosome 1, NHGRI_mSymSyn1-v2.1_pri, whole genome shotgun sequence genome encodes these proteins:
- the LOC129458063 gene encoding large ribosomal subunit protein eL29-like, producing the protein MAKSKNHTTHNQSRKWHRNGIKKPRSQRYESLKGVDPKFLRNTRFAKKHNKMGLKKMQANNAKAMSACAEAIKALIKPKEVKPKIPKGVSRKLDRLAYIAHPKLGKRARARIAKGLRLCRPEAKAKDQTKAQAAAPASVPAQAPKGAQAPTKASEQISLPT; encoded by the coding sequence ATGGCCAAGTCCAAgaaccacaccacacacaaccaGTCCCGAAAATGGCACAGAAATGGTATCAAGAAACCCCGATCACAAAGATATGAGTCTCTTAAGGGGGTGGACCCCAAGTTCCTGAGGAACACGCGCTTTGCCAAGAAGCACAACAAGATGGGCCTAAAGAAGATGCAGGCCAACAATGCCAAGGCCATGAGTGCATGTGCCGAGGCTATTAAGGCCCTCATAAAGCCCAAGGAGGTTAAGCCCAAGATCCCAAAGGGTGTCAGCCGCAAGCTCGATCGACTTGCCTACATTGCCCACCCCAAGCTTGGGAAGCGTGCTCGTGCCCGTATTGCCAAGGGGCTCAGGTTGTGCCGGCCAGAGGCCAAGGCCAAGGATCAAACCAAGGCCCAGGCTGCAGCTCCAGCTTCAGTTCCAGCTCAGGCTCCCAAAGGTGCCCAGGCCCCTACAAAGGCTTCAGAGCAGATATCTCTGCCAACATGA